In Paenacidovorax monticola, the genomic window TCCTCCAGCCAGCGCGACAGCATGGGGGGCTCATCCACCCACTCGGGCGGCCCGTCCACGGCCTGCGCGCGCGCACTCCCTCCCCCCATCCACAAGACGGCGGCGACGGAGGTCCCACAGATCACGGCAAAGGCCCGGGGCGTCATGGCACGGACCACTGTAGCCCCGCGCGCCCGCGGTGTATCAAAGACCCTGAGGCCCATGGTTTCATTGACGCGCCTCAAGCCACCACGCCAAGCCTCCGCCGCATAGGGGATAGGATGAAGGCACGCGCCCCCATCCACACCCCAAGGAGCCTTCGCGCATGAGCGTCAGCATTACCTTCCTCGGCGGAACCGGCACCGTGACCGGCTCCAAGTACCTGGTACAGCACGACGGCCAGCGGCTGCTGGTGGACTGCGGCCTGTTCCAGGGCTACAAGCAACTGCGCGAACAGAACTGGGAGCCGCTGCCCGTGCCCGCTTCCGCCGTGGACGCCGTGGTGCTGACCCATGCCCACCTCGACCACAGCGGCTACCTGCCGCTGCTCGCGCGCCAGGGCTTCGGCGGCGCGGTGCACTGCACGGCGGGCACGCGCGACCTGTGCGCCATCCTGCTGCCCGACAGCGGCCACCTGCAGGAGGAGGACGCGGCCTACCTGAACCGCCACCGGCTCAGCCGCCACGAACCGGCCCTGCCGCTGTACACACGGCTCGACGCCGTGCACTGCCTGCGCCTGATCCGGGCCCACCCGCTGCACCAGGCCTTCGAGCCCCTGCCCGGCTGGCGCGCGCGCTTCTTCGCGGCGGGGCACATCCTGGGCGCTGCCAGCGTGCTGCTGGAAGTGGGTGGGAGGCGCCTCCTGTTCTCGGGCGACCTGGGGCGGCCGGACGATCTGCTGATGCATGCCCCCGAGCCCCTCCGGCGGCCGATGCCGTGCTCATCGAATCCACCTATGGCGACCGCACGCACGCCCCTGTGGCGCTGCAGGAAGAACTGGCGCCGCCGCTGCAGCGCCTGGCGGCCCGCGGCGGCGTGGCCGTGGTGCCGGTGTTCGCCGTGGGGCGCGCGCAGACGCTGATGCATGCCATCGCGCAACTCAAGTCCCAAGGGCGCCTGCCGGCCAACCTGCCGGTGTACCTGGACAGCCCCATGGCGGTGAGCGCCACACAGCTTTACGGCAAGCACATGGACGCGCACCGGCTCTCACACGCCGAACTGGAGGAGATGGCGCGCGGCACCACCCTGGTCCACACGGCCGATGAGTCGAAGGCCCTGGCGCGCCTGCATGGGCCGCGCGTGATCCTGGCGGCCAGCGGCATGGCCACGGGCGGGCGCGTGCTGCACCACCTGGCGCTGTACGCCGGCGACCACCGCAACCTCATTCTGCTCACGGGCCACCAGACGCCCGGCACGCGCGGCGCGCGCCTCGCGGCCGGCGAGCGGAGCATCCGCATCTTCGGCGAGGATGTGGCCATCCGCGCCGAGGTGGCACAGCTCGCCTCTGCCTCGGCCCATGCCGACGCGGGCCAGCTCCTGGACTGGCTGGGCCGGATGGCGCCCGCGCCACGGCAGGTCTTCGTGGTGCATGGCGACATGGGGGCCTCGGATGCACTGCGCGAACGCATCGAGCACGGTCTGCGCTGGCCGGCCCTGGTCCCTCGTCCGGGCAGTACCCACACGGTGTAATGCCCCGATGGCGAGGGTTGTCATCGTGTTTCACGATGACAACCCTCCACTTCATGAGGGAAAATTCGCAATGCATTCTCCAAAGGAGATGCATTACCCACCATGAAAAGCTCCGAGCGCAGCTTTGCGCGCCGTATCGACCTCACCTCGCTGCAATTGTTCGTGGCCGTCTGCGAACTAGGCAGCATCGGCCGCGCGGCCGAGCGCGAGTTCATCGCGGCCTCGGCCGTGAGCAAGCGGCTGTCGGACCTGGAGGCCGCCGTGGACACGGCCCTGCTCTACCGCCACAGCCGCGGCGTCACGCTCACCCCGGCGGGCGAGAGCCTGCTGCACCATGCCCGCACCGTGCTCTTCGGCCTGGAACGCATGCAGGGCGAGCTCAGCGAATACGCCGAGGGCGTGCGCGGCCATGTGCGCATGCATGCCAATATTTCGGCCATCGTGCAGTTCCTGCCCGAGGACCTGGGCGCCTTCGCCCGCGCGCACAGCCAGATCAAGATCGACCTGCAGGAACACCTCTCCCCCGACGTGCTGCAGGCCGTGCACGAAGGCGCGGCCGACCTGGGCATCTGCAGCGCCGACAGCGCGAACGGCCAGGGCGATGGCGGCCTGCAGAGCCGCCCCTACCGCAGCGACCGGCTGATGCTGGTCGTGCCCGAGGCGCACCCCTTGTCCGCGAGGGCTGAGATCGCATTCGAGGACGTACTCGACTGGGACATCGTGGGCCTGCACGCGGGCAGCAGCATCAGCCTGGCCATGCGCGCCGCCGCGGCCCGGGCAGGGCGGCCGCTGCGCCAACGCATCCAGGTCACCGGCCTGGACGCCATGTGCCGCATGATCGACAACGGCCTGGGCGTGGGCCTGCTGCCCGACCGTGCCTTCGCGCTCATGCACAGCGTGGGCCGCCTGCGCGCAGTGCCGCTCACCGATGCCTGGGCCCGGCGCGAGCTGCGCCTCGTGGCGCGCGATTTCGACGCGCTGCCGGTCACCGCGCGCCTGCTGGTCGAGCATCTGGCCCCCGTGCCCACGGCGACCGACGGCACTTCCAGCGCCACCTAGAATCCAACTCCACCCCACCTGAAAGACGAAACGAGACCGCCATGGGACGCACCCTGTACGACAAGATCTTCGACGAGCACGTCGTCCACACCGAAGAGGACGGCACCTCCGTGCTCTACATCGACCGCCATCTGGTCCATGAGGTGACCAGCCCGCAGGCGTTCGAAGGCCTGCGTCAGGCCGAACGCAAGGTCTGGCGCGTGAGCTCCATCGTGGCCACGGCCGACCACAACACGCCCACC contains:
- a CDS encoding LysR family transcriptional regulator — encoded protein: MKSSERSFARRIDLTSLQLFVAVCELGSIGRAAEREFIAASAVSKRLSDLEAAVDTALLYRHSRGVTLTPAGESLLHHARTVLFGLERMQGELSEYAEGVRGHVRMHANISAIVQFLPEDLGAFARAHSQIKIDLQEHLSPDVLQAVHEGAADLGICSADSANGQGDGGLQSRPYRSDRLMLVVPEAHPLSARAEIAFEDVLDWDIVGLHAGSSISLAMRAAAARAGRPLRQRIQVTGLDAMCRMIDNGLGVGLLPDRAFALMHSVGRLRAVPLTDAWARRELRLVARDFDALPVTARLLVEHLAPVPTATDGTSSAT